One Amaranthus tricolor cultivar Red isolate AtriRed21 chromosome 10, ASM2621246v1, whole genome shotgun sequence genomic window carries:
- the LOC130824905 gene encoding uncharacterized protein LOC130824905, which translates to MIDAKAKWIYNVSRSSYDYEDESDREDDNTDTIPILIQSEDEEKYEPKEDYVEDPEEDPEEDFEEEPVRKRQQANNMAETPEQLAARVRVLEQLSQNIGLLVQNQANNMNTGHDNPQAIMAKKIATLKPPIFVGKEDPMLLENWLRDMEKIFTANGTPETQKVNKATFYLREDAETWWENEGQTINNQPNFDWDSFKVAIRSRFFPEHIRRQKCSEFNRLNQGKFMSVKEYAQKFNEYAKFCPNMVPDEVSKAQKFEDGLAFKIQTRLGGSTSSTLAEAYSKACSMERILQRKEDVLGRNKRKDQNNANSQSNDKRPRFGNNGGNGRNNHHGGGHNNRNYQNPRQNENQQRNGSGLANGKYNANNNQNNNSNNGNGGRTFNGRLHVMSKSEAESDANIVTGTFLVNSKPAFVLFDSGASHSFLSKSFIEKHSFKPSSSCQAKVTTPSGETFLSKNLYLSMPIVISKTELPMNLIEFNLKDFDLILGMDWLRKY; encoded by the exons ATGATTGATGCTAAGGCGAAGTGGATTTATAATGTATCTAGGAGCTCCTATGACTACGAGGATGAGAGTGATAGGGAAGATGATAACACCGATACCATACCTATACTTATTCaatctgaagatgaagaaaaatacGAACCTAAGGAAGACTATGTAGAAGATCCTGAGGAGGATCCCGAGGAGGATTTTGAGGAAGAGCCAGTTCGAAA GCGTCAACAAGCAAATAACATGGCCGAAACACCTGAACAATTAGCAGCTAGAGTGAGGGTACTTGAGCAGTTGTCACAAAACATAGGACTACTAGTGCAAAACCAAGCTAACAATATGAACACTGGACATGATAACCCCCAAGCTATCATGGCTAAGAAGATTGCCACTTTAAAACCCCCTATCTTTGTTGGGAAAGAGGACCCAATGCTATTAGAGAATTGGCTACGTGACATGGAGAAAATCTTTACTGCAAATGGAACACCTGAGACCCAAAAGGTTAACAAAGCTACGTTTTACCTACGTGAGGATGCCGAGACATGGTGGGAAAATGAGGGACAAACCATTAATAACCAACCAAACTTTGACTGGGATTCTTTTAAGGTTGCTATTAGAAGTCGATTCTTCCCTGAACATATTAGGAGACAAAAGTGCAGTGAATTCAATAGGTTGAACCAAGGGAAGTTTATGAGTGTCAAGGAATATGCCCAAAAGTTTAATGAGTATGCTAAGTTTTGCCCTAACATGGTCCCTGATGAAGTTTCTAAGGCCCaaaaatttgaggatggttTAGCTTTCAAGATACAAACTAGGTTAGGAGGAAGTACCTCATCTACCCTTGCAGAGGCTTATTCTAAGGCTTGTAGTATGGAGAGGATCTTACAAAGAAAAGAAGATGTGTTGGGAAGGAACAAGAGAAAAGACCAAAATAATGCGAATAGTCAAAGTAATGATAAAAGACCTCGTTTTGGTAACAATGGGGGAAATGGTAGGAACAATCACCATGGAGGAGGACATAACAATAGGAACTACCAAAACCCTAGGCAGAATGAAAACCAGCAAAGGAATG GAAGTGGTTTAGCAAATGGCAAGTACAACGCCAACAACAATCAGAACAACAATAGCAACAATGGAAATGGAGGACGCACTTTCAATGGGAGACTCCACGTTATGAGCAAGAGCGAAGCTGAGTCGGACGCCAACATTGTGACGGGTACTTTCCTTGTAAACTCTAAACCTGCTTTTGTACTCTTTGATTCTGGAGCTTCACATTCCTTTTTATCTAAATCTTTTATCGAAAAACATTCCTTTAAACCTTCTTCTTCATGTCAAGCTAAGGTAACCACACCCTCAGGTGAAACCTTTCTCAGTAAGAACCTTTACTTAAGTATGCCTATTGTTATCTCTAAAACCGAACTACCCATGAACCTTATCGAGTTTAATTTAAAAGACTTCGATTTGATTTTGGGAATGGATTGGTTAAGGAAGTATTAG
- the LOC130824906 gene encoding uncharacterized protein LOC130824906, whose amino-acid sequence MQRGVEEEAPNEEEKEEQPAPTPNKRKEPTTDVYVPHVPFPHKLARRKLEENYGKFLEVLSMLEINIPFIDAIKEMPSYVKFLKEVLSKMRKLSEIGVETLRGDCSVILGCKVPKKEADLGSFTIPVKFSKVLVKKALVDLGASVSIMPLSLCKRIKAEIKPTRMSLQLADRSVRFPVGVVEDLPV is encoded by the exons ATGCA aagaggagtAGAGGAAGAAGCACCTAATGaggaggaaaaggaggaacaacCAGCACCTACCCCAAATAAGAGGAAGGAGCCCACCACTGATGTATATGTACCTCATGTTCCTTTCCCACATAAATTAGCACGTCGTAAGCTTGAAGAAAACTATGGGAAGTTTTTAGAAGTTTTGAGTATGCTTGAGATCAACATTCCTTTCATCGATGCTATCAAGGAGATGCCTTCTTATGTCAAATTTTTGAAGGAGGTGTTATCTAAAATGAGGAAGCTGTCAGAAATAGGAGTAGAGACACTGAGAGGGGATTGTAGTGTTATTTTAGGGTGTAAAGTGCCAAAGAAAGAAGCTGATCTTGGGAGTTTCACCATTCCAGTCAAATTTAGTAAAGTTTTAGTCAAGAAAGCACTTGTTGATTTGGGAGCTAGTGTGAGTATCATGCCGCTATCTTTATGCAAGAGGATCAAAGCTGAGATCAAGCCAACAAGAATGTCTTTGCAGCTAGCCGATAGATCAGTAAGATTTCCAGTTGGAGTTGTTGAAGATTTGCCAGTCTAA